A genome region from Halichondria panicea chromosome 15, odHalPani1.1, whole genome shotgun sequence includes the following:
- the LOC135349003 gene encoding proton-coupled folate transporter-like: MNRSTENEELSLQSAPFLKKRKEGMEMSYIRRPWQIVSLIYKSKVFKIEPLLFLYMFSRFFFTPLYQQYYFVRFGSDLLQNTSFPFPNGSFCLNSSLVDKYAGCNAHKTVESYSTNLLLYGQLAVRIPGMITVLIVGPLSDRFGRKLVLLLALFGNLLQSILAFFIIWFQLNPYYFILSNFFTGLCGDFTGVLAGSFSYIADVSSPKWRTFRIGIIEGMLAIGGALGQFLSGYWLNQNSCNFLPIMGSVVACCLVSLLWVLFLVPESLSRKERLKRIEEKPNAVQVALRGLKMFLGRVPQYSAWKLWAAVVMLNLPLFNTEGNILISVYFLKAPPFDVDATVIGILQSMQSVARAVSVTLVLFSFSVALRLPDSVSAFVGISFQMAANILTGFANKTFQLYFIVVVQGVEAISWAAGRSLMSKLVSKGDQGALFSVVASIQSVVSLLSSLLWPPLYPLTQTNNLPPGFIFLIMALFDVLAYPMIIALMVSQLSQRWKSSKVPSNTVTSSQDKETDKLLVSGQKFYSS, translated from the exons ATGAATAGATCTACAGAGAATGAGGAGTTAAGTTTACAGAGTGCACCTTTTCTAAAGAAAAGGAAAGAGGGCATGGAAATGTCCTACATCAGAAGACCATGGCAGATTGTGTCTCTGATTTACAAAAGCAAAGTGTTCAAGATTGAACCACTTCTGTTCCTATACATGTTCTCTAGATTTTTCTTTACTCCGCTGTACCAGCAATACTACTTTGTTAGGTTTGGCTCAGATTTATTGCAAAACACTTCATTTCCATTCCCCAATGGCTCTTTCTGCCTTAACAGCTCTCTGGTGGACAAGTACGCTGGCTGTAATGCTCACAAGACAGTGGAGTCATATTCCACAAATCTGTTGCTGTATGGACAGCTTGCAGTGCGTATACCAGGAATGATAACTGTGCTCATTGTAGGTCCTCTGTCTGACCGCTTCGGTCGCAAACTTGTGTTACTTTTGGCTCTGTTTGGTAATTTGCTACAAAGTATACTAGCATTTTTTATCATCTGGTTTCAATTGAACCCATATTACTTCATTTTATCGAACTTCTTCACTGGTTTGTGTGGAGATTTCACTGGAGTTCTCGCTGGATCGTTTTCTTACATTGCAGATGTCAGCTCACCAAAATGGAGAACATTTAGGATTGGAATAATTGAAGGCATGTTAGCCATTGGTGGTGCATTGGGACAATTTTTAAGTGGGTATTGGCTAAATCAAAACAGTTGCAACTTCTTACCCATAATGGGTTCAGTAGTAGCTTGCTGTCTAGTTTCCCTTTTGTGGGTTTTATTCTTGGTCCCCGAATCTTTATCACGTAAAGAGAGATTAAAAAGAATTGAAGAAAAACCAAATGCCGTGCAAGTTGCTCTGCGAGGCCTGAAAATGTTTTTGGGCAGAGTTCCACAGTACTCAGCGTGGAAGCTCTGGGCAGCAGTTGTAATGCTGAACCTACCTTTATTTAATACCGAAGGAAATATTCTAATCAGCGTTTACTTTCTTAAAGCCCCTCCATTTGATGTTGATGCTACAGTTATTGGAATTCTCCAGTCTATGCAATCAGTTGCTCGAGCTGTAAGTGTGACGCTTGTTTTGTTCTCCTTTAGTGTTGCACTAAGACTACCCGATAGCGTGAGTGCTTTTGTGGGAATATCATTTCAAATGGCTGCCAACATATTGACAGGCTTTGCTAATAAAACCTTTCAACTGTATTTCA TTGTTGTGGTGCAAGGTGTAGAAGCGATTTCATGGGCTGCTGGAAGAAGTTTAATGTCTAAACTGGTGTCAAAGGGAGATCAAG GAGCTCTTTTTTCTGTTGTAGCATCAATTCAGTCAGTTGTGTCCCTACTGTCAAGTTTACTATGGCCTCCCCTCTACCCTCTAACGCAAACTAACAATCTACCACCAGGGTTTATTTTTCTTATCATGGCCCTGTTTGACGTCCTGGCATACCCAATGATCAT TGCACTGATGGTGTCACAATTGTCCCAACGATGGAAGAGTAGCAAAGTACCATCAAATACCGTGACCTCAAGTCAGGATAAAGAAACTGATAAACTACTTGTTAGTGGACAAAAATTTTACTCTAGCTAA
- the LOC135349002 gene encoding proton-coupled folate transporter-like → METVFEVSGENDSLLQSEYGRKKSVNSVDSEVYHSASSRLTATGATMTSASGKWDSALKEERKSGFVSFNPCALFMLFRNAKILTVEPVIFLYMFGTYLYFPLYQQYFFNQFAIQEIRNSSKLPNATYYCLSSNETDKYGGNGTSTKVEALSSYLNIYISLANQIPSIIFTLLYGPLSDRFGRRPVLMIVALGAIIQGLLSLAVVYWNWSVYLFILTSAVSGVCGDFAAVLMASFAYISDISSAKWLTFRIGLAEAMLFMAGALAEGTGGLWFQTLSCNFLPPIALYIGCNALLMAYVLLFLPESLSRKERERRALGKPKGIRSLIRGFKIYLCQIQEYSVWMLWAALIAIFVLVMTSAGSQRIQISFFKSNKPFDWDPTTIGYYQMTAQLSHMFGLLLILPILVALKLPDALISIIGLGFNVGMNIFTGLAKKTFEMFIIGVIQGVEAIAFPPLRSIQSKAVDKADQGALFSVIASVEVGATLVSGLIFPIIIPLVLSHGISPGVDYLLMACLCIIPLCMLLLLLFCRKRKNLFKKEKEKTQIANVPPQDINSPEFSTSTEKDSLLAPGHRGTYPYSTTGKRQVNRSGVRSMI, encoded by the exons ATGGAGACAGTTTTTGAGGTCAGTGGAGAAAATGACTCCTTGCTGCAAAGCGAATACGGGAGAAAGAAGTCCGTAAACTCTGTGGATTCTGAGGTATACCATTCAGCTAGCTCAAGGCTGACAGCTACAGGAGCTACCATGACCTCTGCTAGTGGAAAGTGGGACTCAGCTTTGAAAGAAGAGAGAAAGTCTGGATTTGTTTCTTTCAATCCCTGTGCACTTTTCATGCTTTTTCGAAATGCTAAAATCCTTACTGTGGAGCCTGTGATATTCCTGTACATGTTTGGGACATATCTGTACTTTCCTCTTTATCAGCAGTACTTTTTCAACCAGTTTGCAATACAAGAAATTCGTAATTCCTCGAAACTGCCGAATGCGACTTACTACTGTCTAAGCAGCAACGAGACTGACAAGTATGGTGGAAATGGTACATCAACAAAAGTGGAGGCGTTATCATCGTATCTGAACATCTACATATcgttagccaatcaaattccTTCGATCATATTCACTCTTTTGTATGGGCCGTTGTCAGACAGATTTGGAAGACGTCCAGTTTTAATGATTGTAGCATTGGGTGCCATTATTCAGGGTCTACTTTCACTGGCAGTTGTGTATTGGAATTGGAGTGTCTATCTGTTTATATTGACCAGTGCCGTTTCTGGAGTTTGTGGTGACTTTGCTGCCGTTCTCATGGCATCGTTTGCTTATATCTCTGATATCAGCTCTGCCAAGTGGCTCACATTTAGGATTGGACTAGCAGAAGCTATGTTGTTCATGGCTGGTGCATTAGCCGAAGGAACAGGTGGTCTTTGGTTTCAGACGCTCAGTTGCAATTTTCTTCCACCAATTGCTTTGTACATTGGTTGcaatgcactgcttatggcgTATGTACTGCTATTTTTACCGGAGTCACTGTCAAGGAAAGAGAGGGAAAGACGAGCTCTAGGCAAGCCAAAGGGGATTCGTTCTCTGATCCGGGGTTTTAAGATTTACTTGTGTCAAATCCAGGAGTATTCGGTTTGGATGTTGTGGGCAGCTTTGATAGCGATTTTTGTGCTTGTAATGACGTCGGCTGGCTCTCAGAGAATTCAAATTAGTTTTTTCAAATCTAATAAACCTTTCGATTGGGATCCTACAACCATTGGCTACTATCAAATGACTGCTCAGTTGTCACACATGTTTGGACTGTTGTTAATATTGCCTATACTGGTAGCATTGAAGCTACCGGATGCTCTGATATCTATCATAGGCTTGGGCTTTAATGTTGGAATGAACATTTTCACTGGACTGGCAAAGAAAACCTTCGAAATGTTCATAA TTGGTGTGATACAAGGAGTGGAAGCTATTGCGTTTCCACCGTTGAGGAGTATCCAGTCTAAAGCAGTCGACAAGGCAGATCAAG GTGCCTTGTTTTCTGTGattgcctcggtggaggttgGAGCGACTCTCGTCTCTGGTCTCATCTTCCCTATTATCATCCCACTGGTGCTTAGTCATGGCATTTCTCCCGGAGTAGACTACCTTCTCATGGCCTGCCTGTGCATCATCCCTCTCTGTATGCTCTT GTTGCTGCTGTTTTGCCGTAAGAGAAAGAATCTCTTTAAGAAAGAAAAGGAGAAGACACAGATTGCTAATGTCCCTCCTCAGGACATTAACAGTCCGGAGTTCAGTACCTCTACGGAGAAGGACAGTTTGTTGGCCCCTGGACATCGTGGAACCTATCCTTATAGCACCACTGGAAAGCGTCAAGTTAATAGGAGTGGAGTCAGGAGTATGATTTGA
- the LOC135349257 gene encoding apoptosis-resistant E3 ubiquitin protein ligase 1-like: MEEKYPIHFACKNGHYKSVETLLNDGYDVNSIDSDGRTPLIWACLNGHTDIVRLLLAREAAVNEQGKDGWSALMLASRYGHIISVELLIEKGARVNLQKNDGLSALMVASRNGYSNVVKVLIKKGAEVNMQNNDGSSALIIASRNGHSDIVNILVEEGAQVNKQKNDGWSALMAASRSGHGVVVEILIQKGAEVNMQNNDGWSALMTASRSGHGVVVEILIQKGAEVNMQNNDGWSALMTASRSGHSIVVKILIEKGAKLNIQNNDGWSALMTASQDGRYNVVKILIEKGAQLNMHKKDGRSALMLACHNNKKKNVEGRLSASEGSKFKAVLESFTKSECLEQKLVVDTGWKLGDTLWLVFKVVVALAVCGLISAVTFYFVVKVTVEAIAETIGKAIGAVIVGVVGAVIAGIASAITGQRVAAPRHNTQTRSQRRPNTTNTFSLGLYDRIRGSYLDHAQCHVEWNHKDDDTVGGSSVTTIKLICKNSSPYLFQTSDNFQCTVTHTSSSIVVPHVVEPTPLTDQSTLKVSFITRTSGRYSIEVKINGKNVGASPYSRNYTPGPVDASKTVFIDQTAVVVVTKGIYSAMSVIPRDSFGNTAAISQEELTVEIRKNSASGPPVNPECVVERERQNRYELLLKVDEEGYFVSCVKYGGKIIGPPSFSIISLSDNDSQVVEKNVHKKNLNVWYEATLTSKGKTKTVYCYISPRQLQVREYFMKIIPTRVFICKVCPSTRIKLHPEAGCFTIDDSYQEPVTLTSPSRNVLAATFYKFVLKNIGGSEKFQDKQAFFYTELKKCHSKCSRSDLKVVVSRFDLLESARKATKKFGVSDWCRKFVIEFQGEEGLDWGGVSREFFHVLSVECFDVSNNMFTSFNKENMQALVHPNPNRPEHLQLKYFEFAGRLVGKSLYESACGNPLMVKARFTRSFLAQIIGLRINYKYFSTDDPDLYITKIQYIRENDVTDLGVVFAEEEFDKDGRNPQVVPLKENGAELDVTEENKMEYLDLLAQHRLARSVKEEIDAFLKGLNEIVPDNLLSIFDENELELLICGMGRVSFDDLKRHAHISGSNTRFRIILSWFWTIVSSFTQEEMAKLIQFVTGCSQLPPGGFTELNPKFQITFAPTRGRLPTAHTCFNQLCLPDYDSCEQFQTSLMMALNEGTEGFGLV; encoded by the exons ATGGAAGAAAAGTATCCTATTCATTTTGCTTGTAAGAATGGTCACTATAAGTCTGTGGAAACTCTCCTAAACGATGGATATGATGTGAACAGCATAGACTCTGATGGAAGAACCCCTCTCATATGGGCATGCTTGAATGGCCACACAGATATTGTGAGACTTTTACTGGCTAGAGAAGCTGCTGTCAACGAACAAGGTAAAGATGGGTGGTCTGCGCTTATGCTAGCAAGTAGATATGGACATATCATTAGCGTTGAATTGttgatagaaaaaggagcacGAGTGAACTTGCAGAAGAATGATGGGTTGTCTGCTCTGATGGTAGCAAGTCGAAATGGATATAGCAATGTTGTAAAAGTATTGATAAAAAAAGGAGCAGAAGTGAACATGCAAAATAACGATGGGAGTTCTGCTCTAATAATAGCAAGTCGAAACGGGCATAGCGACATCGTCAACATATTGGTAGAAGAAGGAGCACAAGTGAACAAGCAGAAGAATGATGGGTGGTCTGCTCTGATGGCAGCAAGTCGAAGTGGACATGGCGTTGTTGTCGAAATATTGATCCAAAAAGGAGCAGAAGTGAAcatgcaaaataatgatggGTGGTCTGCCTTGATGACAGCAAGTCGAAGTGGACATGGCGTTGTTGTCGAAATATTGATCCAAAAAGGAGCCGAAGTGAAcatgcaaaataatgatggGTGGTCTGCCTTGATGACAGCAAGTCGAAGTGGACATAGCATTGTCGTCAAAAtattgatagaaaaaggagcaAAATTGAacatacaaaataatgatgGGTGGTCTGCCTTGATGACAGCTAGTCAAGATGGACGTTACAATGTCGTCAAAAtattgatagaaaaaggagcacaGCTAAACATGCACAAAAAAGATGGGCGCTCTGCTCTGATGCTAgcatgtcataataataaaaaaaaa AATGTAGAGGGACGCTTATCTGCTTCCGAAGGTAGCAAGTTCAAAGCTGTACTCGAGAGTTTCACAAAGAGTGAGTGTCTGGAGCAAAAGTTAGTTGTGGACACTGGATGGAAATTAGGAG ATACGCTGTGGCTGGTGTTCAAGGTGGTGGTAGCTCTGGCAGTGTGTGGCCTCATCAGTGCTGTGACAT TTTATTTTGTTGTGAAGGTCACGGTAGAGGCCATTGCTGAGACAATTGGTAAAGCAATCGGTGCTGTGATTGTAGGTGTTGTAGGCGCTGTCATTGCTGGCATTGCGTCTGCCATTACTGGACAAAGGGTGGCTGCGCCTCGACACAACACTCAGACACGCAGTCAGAGGAGGCCGAATACTACTAACA CCTTTAGTCTTGGTTTGTACGATCGTATTCGTGGGTCGTACCTTGACCATGCCCAATGTCATGTGGAGTGGAACCACAAGGACGACGACACGGTGGGCGGGTCCTCTGTTACCACTATTAAG ctaatATGCAAGAACTCATCCCCGTACTTGTTCCAGACATCAGATAACTTCCAGTGTACAGTTACCCACACATCCAGCAGCATTGTGGTGCCGCATGTGGTGGAGCCCACCCCCCTCACAGATCAGAGCACACTCAAGGTCTCCTTCATTACTCGTACCTCAGGGAGATACTCAATAGAGGTGAAGATCAATGGGAAGAATGTCGGAGCAAGTCCTTATAGCAGGAACTATACACCAG GTCCAGTGGATGCCAGTAAGACAGTGTTCATTGACCAGACGGCTGTGGTGGTAGTCACTAAGGGGATATACAGTGCCATGAGTGTTATTCCCAGAGACTCTTTCGGAAATACGGCAGCCATTTCCCAGGAAGAGCTCACTGTGGAAATTAGGAAA AACAGTGCCAGTGGTCCTCCAGTGAACCCTGAGTGTGTGGTGGAACGAGAACGGCAAAACAGATACGAGTTACTGCTCAAG GTGGACGAGGAGGGCTACTTTGTGAGCTGTGTCAAATACGGGGGGAAAATAATAGGACCACCTAGCTTCTCCATAATCTCTCTATCAG acaATGACAGTCAAGTGGTGGAAAAGAACGTACATAAAAAGAATCTCAACGTGTGGTACGAGGCTACACTCACTTCTAAAGGGAAGACCAAGACCGTCTACTGTTACATCTCCCCCAGG CAACTGCAAGTGCGGGAGTACTTCATGAAGATTATTCCCACCAGAGTGTTCATCTGCAAAGTCTGTCCGTCTACCAGA ATCAAGCTCCACCCCGAGGCTGGCTGTTTCACCATTGACGATTCATACCAAGAGCCAGTCACTCTCACCTCTCCCAGCAGGAATGTCCTTGCTGCAACCTTCTACAAATTTGTGCTCAAGAACATCG GTGGCTCTGAGAAGTTTCAGGACAAGCAAGCTTTTTTCTACACAGAGCTAAAGAAGTGCCATAGTAAATGTAGCAGGAGTGATCTGAAGGTTGTTGTCTCACGCTTTGACCTCCTAGAGAGT GCCCGTAAGGCAACTAAGAAGTTTGGAGTGTCTGACTGGTGTCGTAAGTTTGTGATAGAGTTCCAGGGAGAAGAAG GGCTTGATTGGGGTGGGGTGAGCAGAGAGTTTTTCCATGTTTTGTCTGTGGAGTGCTTTGATGTCTCCAACAATATGTTCACCAGCTTCAACAAGGAAAATATGCAGGCTCTG GTgcaccctaaccctaacaGACCAGAGCACCTGCAGCTAAAGTACTTTGAGTTTGCCGGGAGATTAGTGGGAAAGAGTCTGTATGAGAGTGCCTGTGGCAACCCACTCATGGTCAAGGCCAGGTTCACGCGGTCTTTTCTGGCACAGATTATAGGACTCAGAATAAATTATAAG TATTTTTCAACGGACGACCCTGATCTGTACATAACCAAGATTCAGTACATACGAGAGAATGACGTCACTGATCTAGGTGTGGTTTTTGCTGAGGAGGAGTTCGACAAGGATGGCCGGAATCCGCAG GTTGTCCCATTGAAGGAGAATGGAGCTGAGCTAGATGTCACAGAAGAGAATAAGATGGAGTACCTAGACTTACTGGCACAGCACAGACTGGCCAGGAGTGTCAAAGAGGAAATAGATGCTTTCTTAAAAG GTTTAAATGAGATTGTGCCAGACAATTTGCTCAGTATATTTGATGAAAATGAGCTAGAG CTGCTTATTTGTGGAATGGGTAGAGTGAGTTTTGACGACCTGAAACGACATGCACACATCAGCGGGTCCAATACTCGATTCCGAATCATCTTGTCTTGGTTTTGGACAATCGTGAGCAGCTTCACACAAGAGGAGATGGCCAAGTTGATTCAGTTTGTCACTGGCTGCTCACAACTCCCTCCTGGTGGATTCACTGAACTAAACCCCAAGTTTCAGATCACATTTGCTCCGACTAGAGGCAGATTACCAACTGCCCATACATG TTTCAACCAGCTGTGCCTCCCTGACTACGACTCATGTGAGCAGTTCCAGACCTCCCTGATGATGGCTCTTAATGAAGGAACTGAAGGATTTGGACTCGTCTAA
- the LOC135349005 gene encoding uncharacterized protein LOC135349005: protein MASKNAQSYSGSSITELPYHQDGSVDWDTLGNIITGNMLAEVVYASYVDKKHGIPTTESFTADTDWEFSSEVDNIVVLKKKSERTFWLGRGVIEIPVRVVAEYVKDVRSSRIWDKLLVEAKYLKVLKETETCTDYIGYQRWEDTNCFVTTKRDMLYFVRCAYLDGKYVHTAISVEDPEYPDNPDIIRVNARAGCGFVLEPYQGDESRTLFNYLGNIDLKGVPMFIMSKILKAHPVCAIQALRKHFNTTQSHQSPWLFSSFNFRRRSRAHSLSTSINIPFQ from the exons ATGGCTTCAAAAAAT GCACAATCATATTCTGGTAGCTCAATTACAGAACTACCTTATC ATCAAGATGGTTCTGTGGACTGGGATACACTAGGAAACATTATCACAGGGAATATGCTAGCTGAG GTTGTTTATGCCTCGTACGTTGACAAAAAGCATGGTATACCGACCACCGAGTCTTTCACCGCTGACACAGACTGGGA ATTTTCTTCTGAAGTGGACAATATTGTTGTTTTAAAGAAGAAATCAGAAAGAACATT TTGGCTGGGGCGAGGGGTCATAGAGATTCCAGTTAGAGTGGTTGCAGAGTATGTCAAGGATGTACGCTCTTCACGCATCTGGGACAAGCTGTTAGTG GAGGCAAAGTATTTGAAGGTTTTGAAAGAAACAGAAACATGTACAGATTATATTG GTTATCAGAGATGGGAAGATACAAATTGCTTTGTTACAACCAAGAGAGACATGCTCTACTTTGTACGATGTGCTTATCTG GATGGAAAGTACGTACACACAGCTATCTCTGTAGAAGACCCTGAATATCCTGATAACCCGGATATCATTAGGGTGaat GCAAGAGCTGGCTGTGGTTTTGTTTTGGAACCATACCAAGGAGATGAATCACGAACACTATTCAATTATCTGGGAAAT ATTGACTTGAAAGGTGTCCCCATGTTCATAATGTCAAAGATTCTAAAAGCACACCCTGTATGTGCCATACAAGCTCTCAGAAAGCACTTCAACACGACACAGAGTCATCAATCACCATGGCTTTTCTCCAGTTTCAATTTCAGGCGGCGTTCTAGAGCACACAGCTTGTCAACAAGCATAAATATTCCCTTCCAGTAG
- the LOC135349006 gene encoding tetraspanin-33-like — MARIVKLSLCGQLLRVSLIAFNVILGVLGMALVIVGSIMVATGNLLEFLTGSVIVGGATLIILAGLVTFIISASGLVGAILLSKTLLGFYLIAVTLVMMLELITGILGLVHKDKIEGTVTQLAHRAIEDYRLNKTDTINAVDLIQAQFSCCGWNSSLDWGNSSVPASCQCTTADLFCDKDTLLWADGCKDGVVEFAKEGVFILALVGLLFGAVQGLSLLMMGGLCVSIKKSTETYYRVT, encoded by the exons ATGGCTCGCATTGTAAAGCTCAGTTTATGTGGGCAGCTGCTGAGAGTGAGCCTCATAGCTTTCAACGTGATACTGGGG GTACTGGGTATGGCCCTTGTCATAGTGGGAAGCATCATGGTTGCCACGGGTAACTTGCTGGAGTTTCTGACTGGGAGTGTGATAGTGGGTGGTGCAACCCTCATCATATTGGCTGGACTAGTAACTTTCATCATCTCTGCCAGTGGGTTAGTGGGTGCCATTCTGCTCTCAAAAACACTGCTTGGTTTC TATTTAATAGCTGTTACTCTGGTAATGATGTTAGAGCTGATCACTGGGATTTTGGGTCTCGTCCACAAAGACAAGATT GAAGGAACAGTTACTCAGTTAGCACATCGAGCCATTGAGGACTATAGACTCAACAAAACTGATACAATCAATGCAGTGGATTTAATACAGGCCCAG TTTTCTTGCTGTGGGTGGAACTCATCATTGGACTGGGGCAATTCCTCTGTACCAGCCAGTTGTCAATGCACAACGGCAGATCTATTCTGTGACAAAGATACACTTTTATGGGCGGAT GGCTGCAAAGACGGCGTGGTTGAGTTCGCTAAAGAGGGTGTTTTCATACTAGCATTAGTTGGCCTTCTATTTGGTGCTGTGCAG GGTTTGTCATTGCTAATGATGGGTGGTCTCTGTGTATCAATCAAAAAAAGTACAGAGACTTACTACAGAGTCACATGA